A DNA window from Iodobacter ciconiae contains the following coding sequences:
- a CDS encoding phosphopantetheine-binding protein encodes MTLNHMQEATIRALLSFCLGCNEESILPESDLVNQLYADSLDLLDLAMALYDEFNVELTIEDMLKIKTVGDLYKVVQFKIGSEGEKA; translated from the coding sequence ATGACGTTAAATCATATGCAGGAGGCAACCATCCGGGCGTTGCTGTCATTTTGTCTGGGCTGTAATGAAGAAAGTATTTTGCCCGAGTCCGATCTGGTTAATCAGCTTTATGCAGATTCACTGGATCTGTTGGATCTGGCGATGGCTTTGTACGATGAGTTCAACGTTGAGCTCACGATTGAAGATATGCTGAAAATTAAAACGGTAGGGGATTTGTATAAGGTGGTGCAGTTTAAAATAGGCTCAGAAGGGGAAAAGGCATAA